The proteins below are encoded in one region of Cololabis saira isolate AMF1-May2022 chromosome 21, fColSai1.1, whole genome shotgun sequence:
- the LOC133421856 gene encoding zinc finger protein 665-like — protein WTRPDQDQGFRCPVTAGLCPKDKAKERKNRKDKVLTTSPGLKLRKRIHTEEKPYTCDQCGRTFTRSSILRSHQRIHTGEKPYKCDQCGAAFTQQGHLRSHQRIHTGEKLYKCDQCGAAFTQQGHLRSHQHIHTGDKPYRCDQCGAAFTKSGNLRSHQHIHTGFKAYRCDQCGAAFTEQGHLRRHQRIHTGDKPYRCDQCGAAFNEQGLLRRHQRIHTGDKPYRCDQCGAAFTKSGNLRSHQRIHTGEKPYKCDQCGAAFTQQGDLRSHQRIHTGDKPYRCDQCGAAFTNSGHLRSHQRIHTGFKPYRCDQCGAAFTQQGHLKRHQRIHTGFKPHRCDQCGAAFTMSGHLRSHQRIHTGEKPYRCDQCGAAFTQQGHLRNHQRIHTGFKPYRCDQCGAAFTRQGSLRSHQRIHTR, from the exons AAAGATAAagccaaagagagaaaaaataggaaggATAAAGTCCTCACCACTTCACCAGGTCTGAAGCTTCGGAAGAGGATTCATACTGAAGAGAAGCCGTAcacctgtgatcagtgtgggcgAACTTTTACCAGATCAAGTATtttaaggagtcatcagcgtatccacactggagagaagccgtacaaatgtgatcagtgtggggcagcttttacccaacaaggtcatctaaggagtcatcagcgtatccacactggagaaaagctgtacaaatgtgatcagtgtggggcagcttttacccaacaaggtcatctaaggagtcatcagcatattcacactggagataagccttacagatgtgatcagtgtggggcagcttttaccaagtcaggtaatctaaggagtcatcagcataTTCACACCGGATTTAAggcttacagatgtgatcagtgtggggcagcttttaccgaacaaggtcatctaaggcgtcatcagcgtattcacactggggataagccttacagatgtgatcagtgtggggcagcttttaacGAACAAGGTCttctaaggcgtcatcagcgtattcacactggggataagccttacagatgtgatcagtgtggggcagcttttaccaagtcaggtaatctaaggagtcatcagcgtatccacactggagaaaagccatacaaatgtgatcagtgtggggcagcttttacccaacaaggtgatctaaggagtcatcagcgtattcacactggggataagccttacagatgtgatcagtgtggggcagcttttaccaattCAG gtcatctaaggagtcatcagcgtattcacactggatttaagccttacagatgtgatcagtgtggggcagcttttacccaacaaggtcatctaaagcgtcatcagcgtattcacactggattcaAGCctcacagatgtgatcagtgtggggcagcttttaccatgtcaggtcatctaaggagtcatcagcgtattcacactggagagaagccttacagatgtgatcagtgtggggcagcttttactcaacaaggtcatctaaggaatcatcagcgtattcacactggatttaagccttacagatgtgatcagtgtggggcagcttttacccgacaaggtagtctaaggagtcatcagcgtattcacactagATAA